Proteins from a genomic interval of Zingiber officinale cultivar Zhangliang chromosome 2A, Zo_v1.1, whole genome shotgun sequence:
- the LOC122039777 gene encoding probable purine permease 11 isoform X2 has product MADQAESVSGTTTTTSTIKKRWQRWLLVFLNIFFLLTGQTAATLLGRFYYNQGGNSKWMATFVQTAAFPFLFIPLLLFPSNRQPPSPAAAATPPALHLKIVLIYLGLGIIIGIDNLMYSYGLLYVPVSTYSLICATQLAFNAVFSYYLNSQKFTDYILNSVVLLTLSAAILGFNEAAESSGGVPKGKYVIGFMLTLGASATYSLILSLMQLSFQKVIRKETFTVVLEMQIYTSLVATCVAVVGLFASGEWKGLKGEMEGFAKGKVSYVMTLVWTGLSWQLASVGVVGLIFVVSSLFSNVISTLALPVVPVFAVIFFHEKMGGIKVVALLLAIWGFASYLYQDYQDYGKAKKASEHVEHLSGHRGGGGDRDC; this is encoded by the exons ATGGCTG ATCAAGCAGAGTCAGTGTCAGGAACTACTACAACAACATCAACGATCAAAAAAAGATGGCAACGGTGGCTCCTGGTGTTCCTcaatatcttcttcctcctcaccggCCAAACGGCCGCGACCCTTCTCGGAAGATTCTACTACAACCAAGGAGGCAACAGTAAATGGATGGCCACATTCGTCCAAACTGCAGccttccctttcctcttcatCCCTCTTCTCCTTTTCCCCTCAAACCGACAACCTCCTTCCCCAGCTGCAGCAGCCACACCTCCTGCTCTTCACCTGAAGATTGTTTTAATATACCTCGGTCTGGGCATCATCATCGGCATCGATAACTTGATGTATTCTTACGGTCTTTTATATGTTCCGGTCTCGACTTACTCTCTGATTTGTGCCACTCAACTGGCCTTCAATGCCGTCTTTTCCTACTATCTGAATTCCCAGAAGTTCACTGATTATATACTGAACTCTGTCGTCCTCTTGACACTCTCCGCTGCCATACTCGGATTCAATGAAGCCGCCGAAAGCTCCGGAGGCGTTCCGAAGGGGAAGTACGTAATTGGGTTCATGCTGACATTAGGAGCGTCAGCTACGTACTCGCTCATCCTCTCCCTGATGCAGCTCTCATTTCAGAAGGTGATCCGAAAGGAGACTTTCACAGTCGTGTTGGAGATGCAGATCTACACCTCTCTCGTGGCGACCTGCGTCGCGGTCGTGGGCTTGTTCGCGAGTGGGGAGTGGAAGGGCTTGAAGGGCGAGATGGAGGGGTTTGCCAAGGGGAAGGTGTCCTACGTGATGACTCTGGTTTGGACTGGCCTCTCGTGGCAGTTGGCGTCGGTCGGCGTCGTGGGGCTAATCTTCGTGGTGTCTTCTCTCTTCTCCAACGTGATCAGCACCCTCGCGCTGCCAGTCGTGCCGGTGTTCGCTGTGATTTTCTTTCATGAGAAGATGGGCGGGATCAAGGTTGTGGCGTTGCTGCTTGCCATTTGGGGTTTTGCCTCTTACCTGTATCAGGATTACCAGGATTACGGCAAAGCTAAGAAAGCTTCGGAGCATGTTGAACATCTCTCTGGTCATCGCGGCGGCGGTGGTGACCGTGACTGCTGA
- the LOC122039777 gene encoding probable purine permease 11 isoform X1, whose translation MAVDQAESVSGTTTTTSTIKKRWQRWLLVFLNIFFLLTGQTAATLLGRFYYNQGGNSKWMATFVQTAAFPFLFIPLLLFPSNRQPPSPAAAATPPALHLKIVLIYLGLGIIIGIDNLMYSYGLLYVPVSTYSLICATQLAFNAVFSYYLNSQKFTDYILNSVVLLTLSAAILGFNEAAESSGGVPKGKYVIGFMLTLGASATYSLILSLMQLSFQKVIRKETFTVVLEMQIYTSLVATCVAVVGLFASGEWKGLKGEMEGFAKGKVSYVMTLVWTGLSWQLASVGVVGLIFVVSSLFSNVISTLALPVVPVFAVIFFHEKMGGIKVVALLLAIWGFASYLYQDYQDYGKAKKASEHVEHLSGHRGGGGDRDC comes from the exons ATGGCTG TAGATCAAGCAGAGTCAGTGTCAGGAACTACTACAACAACATCAACGATCAAAAAAAGATGGCAACGGTGGCTCCTGGTGTTCCTcaatatcttcttcctcctcaccggCCAAACGGCCGCGACCCTTCTCGGAAGATTCTACTACAACCAAGGAGGCAACAGTAAATGGATGGCCACATTCGTCCAAACTGCAGccttccctttcctcttcatCCCTCTTCTCCTTTTCCCCTCAAACCGACAACCTCCTTCCCCAGCTGCAGCAGCCACACCTCCTGCTCTTCACCTGAAGATTGTTTTAATATACCTCGGTCTGGGCATCATCATCGGCATCGATAACTTGATGTATTCTTACGGTCTTTTATATGTTCCGGTCTCGACTTACTCTCTGATTTGTGCCACTCAACTGGCCTTCAATGCCGTCTTTTCCTACTATCTGAATTCCCAGAAGTTCACTGATTATATACTGAACTCTGTCGTCCTCTTGACACTCTCCGCTGCCATACTCGGATTCAATGAAGCCGCCGAAAGCTCCGGAGGCGTTCCGAAGGGGAAGTACGTAATTGGGTTCATGCTGACATTAGGAGCGTCAGCTACGTACTCGCTCATCCTCTCCCTGATGCAGCTCTCATTTCAGAAGGTGATCCGAAAGGAGACTTTCACAGTCGTGTTGGAGATGCAGATCTACACCTCTCTCGTGGCGACCTGCGTCGCGGTCGTGGGCTTGTTCGCGAGTGGGGAGTGGAAGGGCTTGAAGGGCGAGATGGAGGGGTTTGCCAAGGGGAAGGTGTCCTACGTGATGACTCTGGTTTGGACTGGCCTCTCGTGGCAGTTGGCGTCGGTCGGCGTCGTGGGGCTAATCTTCGTGGTGTCTTCTCTCTTCTCCAACGTGATCAGCACCCTCGCGCTGCCAGTCGTGCCGGTGTTCGCTGTGATTTTCTTTCATGAGAAGATGGGCGGGATCAAGGTTGTGGCGTTGCTGCTTGCCATTTGGGGTTTTGCCTCTTACCTGTATCAGGATTACCAGGATTACGGCAAAGCTAAGAAAGCTTCGGAGCATGTTGAACATCTCTCTGGTCATCGCGGCGGCGGTGGTGACCGTGACTGCTGA